The genomic window TCATGGATCATTGCCGTATAGCATGGGTGGACTTCAAGGAGTTCGCACACATTGCCACCCATGGAGCCGTCGTCCACACACTCGTGCAGCTACAGTCACACTACCCTTCGCTGGATCTTCAATGTGTGGCGATCGGGTATGTGCAGGGCACGGACGTGGAGAAGATTGCTAGGCTAGAAGACGACGTGGAAGAGCCGGTGAAGAGGTTGGCCGAAGATGTTGAGTCGTTCGGTGAAGGGGGGAGTAGTGCTCCGTAGATTAGGAAAAACTCATGTTGAATCATTATATGAAAGTGCTTAGCAACTTTTGTTGAACACTTGTTGTTATCttatgtttgtgtttatatttgatataaagCATCCGATCAGAAGTGTATAGCTGAGtccctagccctagctagcctgttaaccataacgctgGGCATAGGGGCTGTGTGCATGTGGGAAGAACATGGTGTTGCTAAGGAaccgctaccgaccacccatgacATAGAGGGTAGACAATCATGTACATGCAGGGGGAAGTCGAAGACAGGGTTGTCTCTAGAGGTGTTCGAGCAGCAATGTATCTGTTTGGGCATTTGCCTTAGGCATAGTTggcatgtcatctttaagatgttgtATGTAGAAACAGAATCGCTTAGAAAAAGCCCGAAGATaacaatatggagaaacattagaacaaaaactttattgaatactcaAATATGAATGGTACAAATCTTTGAAAGGAGACCCTTCAAGGGTAGAAACACCTAAGAAGATCGATGTGCCAAGAATTTGGGTCATCTCTTTCATCCATGTTGCATAGCCTATAGGAACCTGGTCGGGTGACCACCTTAACAATGAAGGGGCCCTCCCAGGGTGAAGATAGCTTGGGCATCCCGTCGGTCTTCTACTTCTTGCGGAGCACTAGGTCTCCGACCATGAAGAATCGATcgttgatgttgcggttgtagtatcttcacATGCTGTCATGGTACTTCACTGTTCGAACACACGAAACTAGGTGCTCCTCCTCTAGGCTATCCAACTCAATGAGCCAGGCTTGGTTGGAGTTTTGTTCATTGTAGTTCTCCACTCTGGGTGCTCGAAAAGCGATGTCGGCTGGTAAAATGGCCTCGGAGCCAAAAACAATGAAGTATGGGGAGACGCTAGTGTTGCTACTAGGCTGGGTccttagtccctagaccatagctaacAATTCCTTGAGCCACTTGCTGGGGTGCTTCTGCTCATTCGTGTAGAGCCTCGTCTTCAATGCATTAAGAATCATGCCATTAGCATGCCAAACTTGGCCATTAGCCCTAGGGTGCATGACTGAGACATACTTAACAGAGATGCacctttcatcacagaagtcctAGAAATCAACACCAGTGAACGTGGACCCcaagtcggtgatgatgctattcggcAGGCCAAACCGGTGAATGATATTGTCAAGCAGCTTGGCTGCCTTATTCGCTGTAGCTTGGACCAAGGGtttgtattctatccacttggagaatttgtcaatgcAGACATAGACCCAGCAGAAACCTCCCAGCATAGGCttaaagggcccgatcatatccagtccccagcatgcaaagggccaagacgTGTGAATCGTTTACAAGGTCTAGGCTAGAACGTTGATTTGCTTAGCAAAAAACTAACAATTCTCACACTAGCGAACGAATGCCTCAGCATCGGCACCTGCTGAAGGACAATAGAAACCAGCTTGAAAgcctttgccaaccagtgttctagaGGTTGCGTGATTGCCACAAGTGCCAGCgtggatctccttgagtatcttctcaCCCTCTTCTACGAAAATGCACTTCTAGAGTATCTCTCCCTTGGCGTTCTTGCGATATAACTTTCCTTCAACTAGGACATAATGCTTGCTATAGCGAGTGAGGTGTTCTCTCTTTGCGTTGTCAACTGAGACGTCTGCagtggtgaggtatttgatgaaaggttcccTCCAATTGCTACTTGTGCCAGGGATTGATGCGACTAACGGCTCAGTAGGTGTCTTTTCTTCAATGCCTTCTTGCCCATGTTTGATGGATGGCGTCACTAGGTCCTGGATGAACAATCCAGCTAGAATTTCAGACCAGGTGGACCCTAACTTTGACAGCTCATCGGCTGCTTGGTTGTTAGCCTAGACCACATCGTGGTACTTGATGCCGTAGAacttgtcttctaactttcttatcgcggcgcagtaagcgtccatcttctcattggtgtaattccaatccttgttgagctgattgatcatgAGTGCGGAGTCACCATACAACTGGAGgcatttaacaccgagctcgatagctatacgaagaccatgaAGTGCTGCCTCATATTCCGTGGTATTATTGGATGCTCGGAAGTGTAGGCAAAGGACATAGCAAAGCTTATCccttgatggcaagatgaaatatACACCTGCCCTAGCACCATCGAGGTtgagggacccatcgaagtacatggtctagtgctCGAGGTGGTCGACCAGGATTGGAGTCTACATAGccgtccactcagcgatgaagtcagctagctCCTATGACTTGATCGTGTGGCGAGACCTAAAGTCAATGGTATAGGTATTGAGCTCAaccgcccatttaatgatgtggcCGCTGGCTTCCTTGTTGTAGAGGATGTTGCCGAGTGGGTACTCAGTGACAACCACTATGTGGTAGGCATCAAAGTAGTGATGGAGCTTCTTGGATGTGATCAGGATGGCGTACAACAACTTCTAGACCTAGGGGTAGCAAGTCTTAGACTCGTTTAGGACCTCGTTGATGAGGTGGACTAGGCACTGGACTTTGTATGCGTGTCCGACCTCTTCTTGTTCAACAACAATGGTGGTGCTAACTACTCGATTGGTCGCTACGATATAGATTACCAGGGTTTCATCCTTTTGGGGGTGGTCATGATCGGAGGTGTGGTGAAGAATCGCTTGAGCTCAGTGAATGCCTTGTCAGCGTCCTTCGACCAGACAAATTTCTCTTGAGccttgagtagcttgaagaaggggagtccctttttGCCTAGACGAGATATGAAACGTCTTAAAGCCGCCATACACCCCgttagcttctagacatccttgacacaggtcggtggcttcatgttggtcactgTCGCTATCTTCTCTAGATTGGCTTTGATGCTGCGGTGACTGACAATGTTgcctagcaggataccggatggaacgccaaaaatgcacttagtgggatttaGCTTCCATCGATACACTTTTAGGACTTTGAAAACTTTGGTGAGGTCAGCGATGAGGGTGTTGGCACTCGTAGACCACGTCATCGATGTAAGTCTCTACATTCTTCCCGATCTAGTCCTTGAGGTAGCGCTGGAGATCAACGTAAgctaaaggggtctttagggtagtgtctGTTGAGAttggtataatcaacgcacattctccattctttattcttttttttacaagaaccgagttggctaacaactctagatgatacacctctttgataAAACCGATAGCTAAGAGTCaggttatttctaccctaatggcctcatTTTTTCTGGGAACGATCCACCAGAATGGAGAGTCCATGGGGCTAAGGTCTTCTTTCTTGatccctagctcctttagggacCCAGCGAACAGGATGTTGAGGGTGCTCCCTTCGTTGATGAGGACCTTCTGGAAGTGCATGTCCTTAATGATGGGATCCAGGATGAGTGGGAAATGCCCTAGGTATGGGATATCAGACCATTGGTCGGCCTTAGAGAAGGTGATCGGGTGCtccgaccagtcgaggtacttggGATCAACGACGGGGCCATCATATGTAGCGACCAACATGACACGTCAGGCTACAAGCTTCTGCTCCTGCTTGTCTTTAGAGATAGCTTTCCCACCAAAGATGATGGCGATAGTCTTGGTGGGGTCCTAGTAGGTtgggcccttgttcttgcctcgTTCTCTGCCTTGACCATCTTCGGTCTCATCATCTTCATGCCATGGCTTCTTTGATGATTCACAACCAAGCATTGTCTTTAGGCCTCTGCACTCTAcatggtgtgcttggcatccttgtggataggGCAT from Miscanthus floridulus cultivar M001 chromosome 11, ASM1932011v1, whole genome shotgun sequence includes these protein-coding regions:
- the LOC136491678 gene encoding uncharacterized protein, which gives rise to MYFDGSLNLDGARAGVYFILPSRDKLCYVLCLHFRASNNTTEYEAALHGLRIAIELGVKCLQLYGDSALMINQLNKDWNYTNEKMDAYCAAIRKLEDKFYGIKYHDVV